Within the Streptomyces sp. NBC_00554 genome, the region GGGTCGCCGTCCGCGCGATGGTCCCGTCCAAGGAGGCGCAGCGGATCATGGACGATCTGTACGAGCTCGGCGCGCGGGCCATCCTGACCACGGCCATCCACGCCTGCCGGCTCTGAGGGACCTCGAGACCATGTCCGAACTTCCCGCCCTGCCCGTTACTTTCCGGCCGTCCCGAACCCGGGCCGTCCTGGTCAGTACCGGTGTGGCGATCCTTGTGGTTCTCACCACGGTCGTGATGCTCCTGGAGCAGCTCGGCCCGGGCGAGAGACTCAGCTTCATCCTCACGGGGGCCCTGATCTTCGGGGTGCTCCTGATGCTGGCCCGGCCCAAGGTCGTCGCCGACGAGAGTGGCGTCACCGTCGTCAACATCGCCAGCAGCAGGCGCCTGGCCTGGGCGGAGATCCTCCAGGTCAACCTGCGCCCGGGCGACCCCTGGGTGTTCCTCAACCTCAGTGACGGCACCAGCCTGCCCGCGCTCGGCATCCAGCCGGGCATCGCCAAACAGCGCGCGATCGAGGACGCCCGCGCCCTTCGAGCCCTCGCCGAAGCCCGCTCCACGGGTCACCCCGAGGAACATCAGGCCTGACTCTCAGCCTTCCACCCTGCCGCTCGGGCCCATGTCTTGATTAATCTGTTGGCGGAGGCGTTTTCATCGCGCCTCCGCCACTGATGTGCCACCCGGTATTCAGAGGCCCCCAGCTACCCGAGGAGTGACTCCCTCCAGCGATGGACGGATCGTCCTGTAGTACCTGCGCCGCCCCCTTCCGACATATCGAGGCGGCGGCATGATCATCCCCTTGCTGCTCCTTGGGGCGGCATTCCTGCTCATTCTCGCCAACGGATTCTTCGTCGCGGCGGAGTTCGGCCTGGTCACGGTCGAGAAGCCCGACGCCGAGAAGGCGGCCGCCGAGGGCGACCGACGGGCTGCGACAGTCGTCAACTCGCTCAAGGAGCTGTCCTTCCAGCTCTCCGGCACCCAGCTCGGCATCACCATCACCTCACTCGTCGTCGGCATGCTCGCCGAACCGGCGCTCGCCGAACTGCTGCACGGACCGTTCACCGCGACCGGTCTGCCCGAGGGCGCCGTGCCCGGCGTCGCCGTGGTCGTCGGCATGCTGCTGGCCGCGGCCGTGCAGATGGTCATCGGCGAACTCGTGCCCAAGAACTGGGCCGTGTCCAAGCCCCTCCAGGTCGCCCGCTTCGTCGCGGGCCCGCAGCACATGTTCTCCCGCACGTTCCGGCCGGTGATCGCCGCGCTCAACGCGGTGGCCAACCGGCTCGTCCGGGCCCTGGGCGTCGAGCCCGCCGAGGAGCTGGCCTCCGCCCGCACCCCCGGCGAACTCATCTCCCTGGCCCGGCACTCGGCGCAGGCCGGCGCCCTGGAGCAGGACACCGCGGATCTCTTCGTACGCACCAT harbors:
- a CDS encoding PH domain-containing protein yields the protein MSELPALPVTFRPSRTRAVLVSTGVAILVVLTTVVMLLEQLGPGERLSFILTGALIFGVLLMLARPKVVADESGVTVVNIASSRRLAWAEILQVNLRPGDPWVFLNLSDGTSLPALGIQPGIAKQRAIEDARALRALAEARSTGHPEEHQA